Proteins found in one Artemia franciscana chromosome 13, ASM3288406v1, whole genome shotgun sequence genomic segment:
- the LOC136034789 gene encoding (Lyso)-N-acylphosphatidylethanolamine lipase-like has translation MEPSLSSSQSLVIETLEKPGWFDWLRWSPTSMSALATAEKRLLSFLKTPFRDFFINTPGGLKIRTIAFNEKISGRTPLVVLHGFAAGIGLWCLNLDAFASKTPVYALDWIGFARSSRPFFSKDPLEAENQFIDSLEEWRKIMGLEKVILLGHSMGGFLASSYALRYPDPVKHLILADPWGFPVKPTHNEFLNKMPWWARGLRFVLSSFSPLAPVRVSGPLGPYLVRKARPDITTKFMRHFPDAELAIPDYIYHCNAQAPTGEAGFHAMMAEFGWAKFPMIQRIEGLHEDISLTFIYGARSWVDKNPGLYLRDKMKDRFVDVQLIDGSGHHVYADRPDVFNNLVLQACSYADSVIIDDLERNRLIEEEL, from the exons CTGGTTTGATTGGCTAAGGTGGTCACCAACTTCCATGTCTGCTTTAGCTACAGCTGAAAAACGACTTTTGTctt ttttgaagACTCCATTTAGGGACTTTTTCATCAACACTCCTGGTGGACTCAAAATTCGAACTATAGCATTTAATGAAAAGATTTCTGGTAGAACTCCCCTTGTTGTGCTTCATGGATTTGCTGCTGGCATTGGACTCTGGTGTTTAAATTTGGACGCTTTTGCATCTAAAACACCTGTTTATGCTTTGGACTGGATTG GATTTGCTAGGAGTTCGCGTCCATTTTTCAGCAAAGATCCACTAGAAGCTGAGAaccaatttattgattctttagAGGAATGGCGAAAGATAATGGGCTTGGAAAAAGTCATTCTTCTTGGTCACAGTATGGGAGGATTTCTTGCTTCTTCCTATGCATTAAGATATCCTGATCC TGTCAAGCATCTCATTTTGGCCGACCCATGGGGTTTTCCTGTGAAGCCTACtcataatgaatttttaaaCAAGATGCCCTGGTGGGCTCGTGGTTTACGCTTCGTTCTATCTTCGTTTAGCCCCTTAGCACCAGTACGAGTTAGTGGGCCCTTAG GTCCTTATTTAGTACGGAAAGCCAGACCAGATATAACTACGAAATTTATGCGACATTTTCCAGATGCAGAGCTTGCCATACCTGACTATATATATCATTGTAATGCTCAAGCTCCTAC GGGAGAAGCTGGTTTTCACGCCATGATGGCTGAATTTGGATGGGCAAAATTTCCAATGATTCAACGTATTGAAGGACTGCATGAAGATATCTCCTTGACTTTCATTTATGGAGCCCGCTCTTGGGTTGACAAAAATCCGGGTCTATATCTACGTGACAAAATGAAGGATAGGTTTGTGGACGTGCAACTCATTGATGGATCAGGTCATCATGTTTATGCTGATAGGCCAGACGTATTCAATAATCTTGTGCTACAAGCTTGTAGTTATGCTGACTCAGTGATCATTGATGATTTGGAAAGGAATAGACTTATTGAGGAAGAATTATAG